A region of Maridesulfovibrio sp. DNA encodes the following proteins:
- a CDS encoding glycosyltransferase family 1 protein has product MKTYIFIPPVRKATGGITVFCQIASILARHGQDVQLVMREKGSWMPQLSEGYPDPVHWNDVQLTPDDLWLVPEGWVNSLAPGLNAGARCVVYCQNWAYLFSSLPEGVSWADLPVSFLAVSHPVEWFMQQTLGKVSPVLRPGIDTGLFFPSENKPGGNIRIAYMPRKNKALVRQIKSIFESRNPGAGVRWVEIAGMDAQGVADTLRSCHIFLVSGFPEGCPLPPLESLASGCIPVGFSGFGGWDYMRQIEGATFKPWWPLRDVPWDGNGFWSADSDVLDAAFNLEKAINLWRNGGPVLDTALEAGQQTIRSYTMEEQEKTVLEIWDNF; this is encoded by the coding sequence ATGAAAACATATATATTTATACCTCCTGTACGTAAGGCCACCGGGGGGATTACCGTTTTTTGCCAGATAGCTTCAATCCTTGCCCGGCACGGTCAGGATGTTCAGCTTGTCATGCGTGAGAAAGGGAGCTGGATGCCGCAGCTTTCCGAAGGTTACCCTGACCCGGTTCATTGGAATGATGTGCAGCTGACCCCGGATGATCTCTGGCTGGTGCCGGAAGGCTGGGTGAACAGTCTCGCACCGGGCCTTAATGCCGGGGCGCGTTGTGTTGTCTACTGTCAGAACTGGGCCTATCTGTTTTCATCTTTACCCGAAGGTGTTTCGTGGGCGGATCTTCCGGTTTCTTTTCTGGCTGTTTCACATCCGGTCGAATGGTTCATGCAGCAGACCTTGGGCAAAGTTTCGCCTGTTTTGAGGCCGGGCATTGATACGGGGTTATTTTTTCCGTCGGAAAATAAACCCGGAGGAAATATCAGGATTGCCTACATGCCACGTAAGAATAAAGCTTTGGTCAGGCAGATTAAGTCTATTTTTGAATCCCGTAACCCCGGTGCCGGGGTTCGTTGGGTAGAGATTGCCGGGATGGATGCGCAAGGTGTGGCTGATACTTTGCGTTCCTGCCATATTTTTCTTGTTTCCGGTTTTCCCGAAGGATGTCCTTTGCCGCCTCTTGAGTCCCTTGCTTCCGGTTGTATTCCGGTGGGTTTTTCAGGATTCGGCGGTTGGGATTACATGCGTCAGATCGAAGGGGCGACTTTCAAACCTTGGTGGCCGCTGCGTGATGTGCCGTGGGATGGAAACGGATTCTGGTCTGCAGATTCAGACGTGCTGGACGCGGCTTTCAACCTTGAAAAAGCCATTAACCTCTGGCGTAATGGCGGTCCTGTTCTTGACACTGCCTTAGAAGCAGGGCAACAGACCATCCGTTCATATACCATGGAAGAGCAGGAAAAAACTGTTCTGGAGATTTGGGATAATTTTTAG
- a CDS encoding sigma-54 interaction domain-containing protein, producing MDHNFLLPDLLNEVPIGIAVLDIEGRVKLVNRAWQTITGADPVGMQGLKCYLGLRCDYCFKGCPVMADKADFQAVSVDADIIDRTRTKVPIRLTLSPFVNSDNIISGYVETIQDIRQVAELSSSASKAYSLGGLIGTSPEMVKIFSMVPSIAATDSSVLITGETGTGKDVLAEAIHNASDRAGAPFIKVNCGALPETLLESELFGHVKGAFTGANEDRPGRIKLAHNGSFFLTEIGDLPLPLQVKLLSFLDDKVIHPLGSSRGFNADVRVIVATHRDLKKMVQDKTFRADLLFRLNVVHLHLPPLRERGDDILLLKNHFLMEYCNKFNKKIKGFTKKSAKILSAYRYPGNVRELSNIVEYAVNFCDRDIIGSNHLPAYLTEQDILRPVAESTHASQEREVPLEYSSARNWDDAEKHMIMDALVKCGGRKGEASSLLGWSRSTFWRKMKKHSISG from the coding sequence ATGGACCATAATTTTTTATTGCCGGACCTTTTGAACGAGGTTCCTATCGGTATTGCTGTGCTTGACATCGAGGGCCGGGTAAAGCTGGTCAACCGTGCATGGCAGACCATCACCGGAGCTGACCCGGTCGGCATGCAGGGCCTGAAATGCTACCTCGGCCTGCGTTGCGATTACTGCTTCAAAGGCTGCCCGGTCATGGCCGATAAAGCGGACTTTCAGGCGGTGTCAGTTGATGCGGACATTATTGACCGCACAAGGACCAAGGTTCCCATCCGGCTGACACTTTCCCCCTTTGTAAACAGTGATAATATCATCTCGGGATATGTGGAAACCATTCAGGATATCCGTCAGGTTGCAGAACTTAGCAGTTCGGCCAGCAAGGCTTATTCGCTTGGCGGACTAATCGGCACCAGCCCGGAAATGGTCAAAATATTCAGCATGGTTCCATCCATTGCGGCCACAGATTCATCAGTGCTGATCACCGGGGAAACCGGAACCGGTAAAGACGTGCTCGCCGAGGCAATTCATAATGCATCCGACCGTGCGGGAGCGCCTTTTATTAAAGTCAACTGCGGCGCTCTGCCCGAAACACTGCTTGAATCGGAACTTTTCGGCCATGTAAAAGGGGCCTTTACCGGCGCCAATGAGGATCGCCCCGGCCGCATCAAGCTGGCCCATAACGGTTCATTCTTTTTGACCGAAATCGGAGACCTGCCCCTGCCGTTACAGGTAAAACTGCTTTCTTTTCTGGATGATAAAGTCATCCATCCTCTGGGTAGCTCCCGGGGGTTCAATGCCGATGTGCGGGTTATTGTCGCCACCCACAGGGATTTGAAGAAAATGGTTCAGGACAAGACCTTCCGCGCCGACCTGCTCTTCAGGCTGAACGTTGTTCACCTGCACCTGCCCCCCCTGCGGGAGCGCGGTGACGATATCCTGCTGCTCAAAAATCATTTTCTCATGGAATATTGCAATAAATTCAATAAAAAGATCAAAGGGTTCACAAAGAAATCAGCTAAAATTTTATCCGCTTACCGCTACCCCGGCAATGTGCGTGAACTGAGCAATATTGTGGAATACGCCGTAAACTTCTGCGACCGGGATATTATCGGCTCCAACCACCTGCCCGCCTACCTAACAGAGCAGGACATCCTGCGTCCGGTCGCCGAATCCACTCACGCATCACAGGAGCGGGAGGTTCCGCTTGAATATTCCTCGGCCCGGAACTGGGATGACGCCGAGAAACACATGATAATGGATGCGTTGGTAAAATGCGGAGGACGTAAAGGAGAAGCCTCAAGCCTGCTCGGCTGGTCCCGCTCAACCTTCTGGCGGAAAATGAAAAAACACTCCATCAGCGGATAA
- a CDS encoding CBS domain-containing protein produces the protein MKNLKVKDLMIPAEEYCRVKKDATLHEAMTQLVIQGEEKGRIHPHRDLLVEDDEGNIIGKVTMLDIFKSMEPNYFKMDYKDHPSVLSKEYVQKVYTDFNLWSEPLNTLCQKCAALKVEELMHTPRKSEFINEEDSIDKALHSFVLGLHQPILVHKDKKVVGVLRLGDIFENVRKAILRCEI, from the coding sequence GTGAAAAATTTAAAAGTCAAAGATTTGATGATCCCGGCTGAAGAATATTGTCGGGTAAAAAAAGACGCAACTCTTCACGAAGCAATGACTCAACTGGTCATACAGGGCGAAGAGAAAGGACGCATTCATCCACACCGCGACCTGCTGGTTGAAGATGATGAAGGCAACATCATCGGAAAGGTAACCATGCTTGATATCTTCAAGTCCATGGAGCCAAACTATTTCAAGATGGATTACAAGGATCATCCCAGCGTACTGAGTAAAGAATATGTCCAGAAGGTATATACTGACTTCAATCTCTGGTCCGAACCGCTCAACACCCTTTGCCAGAAATGCGCCGCTTTAAAGGTGGAAGAGCTGATGCACACTCCGAGAAAAAGTGAATTCATCAACGAAGAGGACAGCATAGACAAAGCTCTGCACTCATTTGTCCTCGGCCTTCACCAGCCTATCCTCGTCCATAAGGACAAAAAGGTGGTCGGGGTGCTTCGCCTCGGTGATATCTTTGAAAATGTAAGAAAAGCAATTCTCCGCTGTGAGATTTAA
- a CDS encoding FkbM family methyltransferase: MKISILLRKIYKLTLPYCPGYHNLCVAMRSLFADKYDWISRLPVKPGIIASVKLPVAEFSMCCPERCSIAKKFFWTNGRREPAEDRIALELFLKFVGESEVVFDIGSNSGLFALAAAKHNSKAENVAFDILVEAHNIFLENIKLNGLEGKIDARLNGIGAKGVFNSPVKKISSEMPTSLSVEDSVANGDSTSVPILTLDEICVPKYLGKKACFKIDVEGTEVDIFENGKETLEKIRPVMVCEVLMRARDYERYDKILDDFSYRKFLITAEGLEEYEHIVPNPKYKDWFFIVDKSFDPNTIKLDKIFS; the protein is encoded by the coding sequence ATGAAAATCAGTATCTTGCTGCGAAAAATATATAAATTAACTCTGCCTTATTGCCCAGGGTACCATAATCTTTGTGTTGCAATGCGTAGTTTGTTTGCAGATAAATATGATTGGATTAGCAGATTGCCTGTAAAGCCAGGAATTATAGCTTCTGTGAAGTTGCCTGTAGCAGAATTCAGTATGTGTTGCCCTGAACGTTGCAGCATTGCAAAAAAGTTCTTTTGGACAAATGGAAGGCGTGAGCCGGCTGAAGACAGGATTGCTTTGGAGTTATTCTTAAAGTTCGTTGGTGAATCAGAAGTTGTGTTTGATATCGGGTCGAACTCGGGCTTGTTTGCTTTGGCTGCTGCTAAACATAATTCTAAAGCTGAGAATGTTGCGTTTGATATTTTAGTTGAAGCACATAATATTTTTCTTGAAAATATAAAGCTAAATGGATTGGAAGGAAAAATTGATGCAAGATTAAACGGTATTGGCGCGAAAGGAGTTTTTAACTCTCCTGTTAAAAAGATATCCAGTGAAATGCCAACTTCCCTGTCTGTAGAAGATTCTGTGGCTAATGGCGATAGTACCAGCGTTCCTATCCTTACCCTTGATGAAATTTGTGTCCCAAAATATTTAGGTAAGAAGGCATGCTTTAAAATTGATGTTGAAGGAACTGAGGTTGATATATTTGAAAATGGGAAAGAAACTCTTGAAAAAATACGGCCTGTAATGGTTTGTGAAGTTTTGATGAGAGCAAGAGATTATGAGAGATATGATAAGATTCTTGATGATTTCTCTTACCGAAAGTTTTTAATTACAGCCGAAGGTTTAGAAGAGTATGAGCATATCGTACCGAACCCAAAATATAAAGATTGGTTCTTTATTGTGGACAAGTCTTTTGATCCTAATACAATTAAATTAGATAAGATTTTTAGCTAG
- a CDS encoding SLC13 family permease, which yields MTAEAATKPGFNFKRLFFMLLGISIFAVVYYCPAWPDAVDPGGQHFVLSKEAKGAIGVFLLAGTWWVFEVVPIGVTSLAIGILQAMFFIRPPKVAFKDFMDPSVLFIFASIMIGLVFTKTGLTKRLAYKMLMIVGEKTSRIYLGVFVVTALLTHIMAHTAVAATVYPLLLAIYSLYGEGDKPTKFGKGLFIGMAFIAGAGSIVTLLGAARGAVAIGFYNQILGKDITFFELTYYMAPIGWAMVFLLWGFFMVFLKPEKDVIPGLREKARELNKQMGPLSRDEKLAAVLVGAVILIMSLRSFIPELKAIDKTSIILVSSVSFFLFNILDINDLEDIPWNIILLFAGAMSIGFCLWDTGAAKWMAVNWLVLFQDSSGFVFIMSIAFFVLMMTNFIMNVAAIAISLPVALVIAPYLGVAPEVILFAALVVAGMPFLLLVGAAPNAIAYDSKQFTTGEFFMYGIPASIMLLVVVAIFVKIIWPLMGMPVMLPG from the coding sequence ATGACTGCTGAAGCTGCAACTAAGCCCGGATTTAATTTCAAAAGGCTGTTCTTCATGCTGCTGGGAATATCCATTTTCGCCGTTGTCTATTACTGCCCGGCATGGCCGGATGCGGTGGATCCAGGCGGACAGCATTTCGTACTTAGCAAAGAAGCCAAGGGCGCCATCGGAGTATTCCTGCTGGCCGGCACATGGTGGGTATTTGAAGTTGTACCCATCGGTGTAACCTCTCTGGCCATCGGCATACTGCAGGCCATGTTCTTCATCAGGCCGCCTAAAGTGGCGTTCAAGGATTTCATGGACCCCTCTGTCCTGTTTATCTTTGCGTCCATCATGATCGGCCTCGTCTTCACCAAGACAGGACTGACCAAGCGTCTGGCTTACAAGATGCTCATGATTGTCGGTGAAAAAACCAGCCGTATCTATCTCGGAGTATTCGTTGTAACCGCGCTGCTGACCCATATCATGGCTCACACCGCTGTTGCTGCGACAGTCTATCCGCTGCTGCTGGCTATCTACTCCCTGTATGGAGAAGGCGACAAGCCCACCAAGTTCGGTAAGGGTCTGTTCATCGGTATGGCTTTTATTGCCGGTGCAGGTTCCATCGTAACCCTGCTCGGTGCTGCGCGCGGTGCGGTCGCCATTGGTTTCTACAACCAGATCCTGGGCAAGGACATCACCTTCTTCGAACTGACCTACTACATGGCACCTATCGGCTGGGCCATGGTATTCCTTCTCTGGGGCTTCTTCATGGTCTTCCTGAAGCCTGAAAAGGACGTTATTCCCGGCCTGCGCGAAAAGGCCCGTGAACTCAATAAGCAGATGGGCCCTCTCTCCCGCGATGAAAAGCTGGCCGCTGTTCTCGTCGGTGCAGTAATCCTGATCATGAGCCTCAGGTCTTTCATTCCTGAGCTGAAAGCAATCGACAAGACCTCCATTATTCTGGTCTCATCCGTTTCTTTCTTCCTTTTCAACATCTTGGATATCAATGACCTTGAAGATATTCCCTGGAACATCATCCTGCTCTTTGCCGGTGCCATGTCCATCGGTTTCTGCCTCTGGGATACCGGAGCGGCCAAATGGATGGCGGTCAACTGGCTGGTTCTCTTTCAGGATTCAAGCGGATTTGTATTCATCATGTCCATCGCCTTCTTCGTACTTATGATGACCAACTTCATCATGAACGTGGCGGCGATCGCAATCTCGCTCCCGGTGGCACTTGTCATCGCGCCTTACCTCGGCGTAGCCCCGGAAGTTATTCTCTTCGCAGCACTGGTTGTTGCCGGTATGCCCTTCCTTCTGCTGGTCGGTGCCGCCCCCAACGCCATTGCTTACGATTCCAAGCAGTTCACCACCGGGGAATTCTTCATGTACGGTATCCCCGCAAGTATCATGCTGCTGGTTGTTGTCGCCATCTTCGTCAAAATAATATGGCCCCTCATGGGTATGCCGGTAATGTTGCCGGGTTAG
- a CDS encoding TatD family hydrolase: MSKKKKKNRALPQSVGINIPGVETHAHLDLEEFREDFQEVLARAKESGVGKIGNVFLGPQAYHENKGLFADYPEVFFLLGVHPNDSGKFVDEDLEAMRDAFKADPRLKAVGEIGLDFYWDRVPYDVQEDVFRKQLQLAEDLDLPVVIHSRDAHERTFDVLEDFGWSGKPLLWHCFGGDAETAQRIIEHGWYISIPGPVTYKKNEIAQEAVKSIPLDRLVLETDCPFLTPEPWRGKRNEPAFVVFTAAKVAELKGMDVNELWKACSDNAHRFFSL; encoded by the coding sequence ATGTCTAAGAAAAAAAAGAAAAACAGGGCCTTGCCCCAGAGCGTGGGCATTAATATTCCGGGCGTGGAAACCCATGCCCATTTGGATCTGGAAGAATTCCGTGAAGATTTTCAGGAAGTGCTGGCGAGGGCCAAAGAGAGCGGTGTTGGCAAAATAGGTAATGTTTTTCTGGGACCGCAGGCCTACCATGAAAACAAGGGCCTATTTGCAGATTACCCGGAGGTCTTCTTTCTGTTGGGGGTGCATCCCAATGACTCCGGTAAATTTGTGGATGAAGACCTTGAGGCCATGAGGGACGCCTTTAAAGCTGACCCGCGCTTGAAAGCGGTGGGTGAAATCGGGCTTGATTTCTATTGGGACCGTGTACCTTACGATGTGCAGGAGGATGTGTTCCGTAAGCAGCTCCAATTGGCAGAAGATCTGGATCTTCCTGTTGTAATCCATAGCCGGGATGCTCATGAGCGCACCTTTGATGTTCTGGAAGATTTCGGTTGGTCCGGCAAGCCGCTGCTTTGGCACTGTTTTGGTGGCGATGCGGAGACAGCGCAGCGCATAATTGAACACGGCTGGTATATTTCCATTCCCGGACCGGTTACGTATAAGAAAAATGAAATTGCTCAGGAAGCTGTGAAATCCATTCCTCTGGACCGTCTGGTGCTGGAAACGGACTGCCCTTTCCTGACCCCGGAGCCGTGGCGCGGCAAGCGCAATGAACCTGCGTTTGTGGTTTTTACTGCCGCCAAAGTGGCAGAGCTGAAAGGCATGGATGTGAATGAACTCTGGAAGGCCTGCTCAGACAACGCACATCGTTTTTTCAGTTTATAA
- a CDS encoding dinitrogenase iron-molybdenum cofactor biosynthesis protein, which translates to MSHKILIPLHNNEVAPRFDLATDVLLAKFTNDGKINDRIIVLPQASADDLCALATSDNTHAVICGGIDDEHYQYLKWKGIEVFDDVIGPINKVLQAYKENGLACGDNFYTS; encoded by the coding sequence ATGTCGCACAAGATCTTGATCCCACTACATAACAATGAAGTTGCCCCGCGGTTTGACCTTGCAACAGACGTTCTGCTGGCAAAATTTACAAACGACGGCAAAATCAATGACCGCATCATTGTCCTGCCGCAGGCTTCAGCAGACGATCTCTGTGCACTGGCTACTTCCGACAACACCCACGCAGTGATCTGCGGCGGCATTGATGACGAGCATTACCAGTATCTCAAATGGAAAGGCATCGAAGTCTTCGATGATGTCATCGGCCCTATAAACAAAGTCTTACAGGCCTACAAGGAGAACGGATTGGCCTGTGGAGATAATTTTTACACTTCCTAA
- the nhaB gene encoding sodium/proton antiporter NhaB, with protein sequence MPKTMSQALQKNLLGNSPDWYKLTIIGFLVLNPILLAVAGPFITGWVLIGEFIFALAMALKCYPLPAGGLLAIEAVALGMTSPDTVYRETLHNFPVILLLMFMVAGIYFMKDMLQYVFTKILTKIKSKVIISLLFCFAGAFLSAFLDALTVTAVIIAVAYGFYGIYHRFASTGKCTISDDSMLKGECVSHLSEFRGFLRNLLMHGAVGTALGGVCTIVGEPQNLLIGHVMEWHFMEFFMQVAPVSMPVLAVGLTTCVMLEVTGIFGYGFQLPQNVREILEEEARKNDEEMSLKKKAALFTQACAAIFLVLALALHIAEVGLIGLAIIVALTALNGVTEEHQIGHAFEEALPFTALLVVFFAIVAVIHDQHLFAPIIHYVLALEGKVQLAAYYMANGVLSMISDNVFVATVYISETMKAFQEGIIDRQQFDLLAVAINTGTNIPSVATPNGQAAFLFLLTSAISPLIRLSYGEMVKLAFPYTITMSLTGLASVWFFL encoded by the coding sequence GTGCCCAAAACAATGTCACAAGCGCTACAGAAGAACCTTCTGGGTAATTCTCCCGACTGGTACAAGCTTACCATCATCGGTTTTCTGGTGCTTAACCCCATCCTGCTGGCAGTAGCCGGACCGTTTATCACCGGATGGGTGCTTATCGGTGAATTCATCTTCGCCCTTGCCATGGCCCTTAAATGCTACCCCCTGCCCGCAGGCGGCCTGCTCGCCATTGAGGCGGTAGCCCTCGGTATGACCTCTCCGGATACCGTATACAGAGAAACTCTGCACAACTTCCCGGTCATCCTGCTGCTGATGTTCATGGTTGCAGGTATCTACTTTATGAAAGACATGCTGCAGTATGTTTTCACCAAGATACTGACCAAAATCAAATCCAAAGTTATCATCTCCCTGCTGTTCTGTTTTGCAGGCGCCTTCCTGTCCGCGTTCCTTGATGCGCTGACAGTTACTGCGGTCATCATAGCTGTGGCCTACGGGTTCTACGGAATCTACCACCGCTTTGCATCCACCGGTAAGTGCACCATTTCAGATGACTCCATGCTCAAAGGAGAATGTGTCAGTCACCTTTCAGAATTCCGCGGATTCCTGCGCAACCTGCTCATGCATGGTGCGGTAGGTACAGCTCTCGGTGGGGTATGTACCATCGTTGGTGAACCCCAGAACCTGCTCATCGGACACGTCATGGAATGGCACTTCATGGAATTCTTCATGCAGGTTGCGCCTGTTTCCATGCCTGTTCTCGCTGTAGGCCTGACTACCTGCGTCATGCTGGAAGTTACCGGTATCTTCGGATACGGCTTCCAGTTGCCCCAGAACGTGCGTGAAATTCTTGAAGAAGAAGCACGCAAAAACGATGAAGAAATGAGCCTTAAGAAAAAAGCAGCACTGTTCACTCAGGCCTGTGCCGCAATCTTTCTGGTCCTCGCACTGGCCCTGCATATCGCAGAAGTAGGTCTGATAGGTCTGGCTATCATCGTTGCTCTGACCGCTCTTAACGGCGTTACCGAAGAACACCAGATCGGCCACGCGTTTGAAGAAGCTCTGCCCTTTACCGCCCTGCTGGTTGTCTTCTTCGCCATTGTTGCTGTCATTCATGACCAGCATCTCTTTGCTCCGATCATCCACTACGTGCTTGCTCTCGAAGGTAAAGTACAGTTGGCCGCCTACTATATGGCTAACGGCGTGCTTTCAATGATTTCAGATAACGTATTCGTTGCGACAGTATACATTTCCGAAACCATGAAAGCATTTCAGGAAGGTATCATCGACCGTCAGCAGTTTGATCTGCTCGCAGTTGCCATCAACACCGGAACCAACATCCCCAGTGTTGCAACTCCTAACGGTCAGGCTGCATTCCTGTTCCTGCTGACCTCCGCCATCTCGCCTCTTATCAGGCTCTCCTACGGCGAAATGGTCAAGCTGGCCTTCCCATACACCATCACCATGTCTCTTACCGGATTAGCTTCTGTATGGTTTTTCCTGTAG
- a CDS encoding response regulator, with the protein MKTMIVEKDSEFREHLALRLRSEGLDVAESGNLDEAEKFIHENELDAIILGLSGFGRSSLQFMEDISTVVPDLKVVLINRHNKIPLSIEAMNLGACAEISVPVDIAALIKTLRRFCPRAD; encoded by the coding sequence ATGAAAACAATGATTGTTGAAAAGGACTCGGAATTCCGTGAACACCTAGCGCTGCGGCTCCGGAGCGAAGGACTGGATGTCGCTGAATCAGGTAATCTGGATGAGGCCGAAAAATTTATCCACGAGAATGAACTTGATGCCATAATCCTAGGCCTGTCCGGATTCGGACGCAGCTCTTTGCAGTTCATGGAGGACATTTCAACAGTGGTTCCTGATTTAAAAGTTGTTTTAATCAATAGGCACAATAAGATTCCGCTTTCCATAGAAGCTATGAATCTGGGGGCATGTGCTGAAATTTCAGTTCCGGTGGACATTGCCGCTCTAATTAAGACTCTGCGCAGATTCTGCCCTAGAGCAGATTAA
- a CDS encoding transferase yields MRQLNKLIEHIAKRVNVNLREPLVDVGPYIKDLIPRDGFALYYAFYSLTNNHPLMFNFRHSSIGGTYFLGKCKVNHSILYKSDIRGDELKRKGSIVEINGQKLKLRDDEVIKIRDSFLMKTLVHNNSHDPENLECFKISNTVSLHYANIHGTSVEGCFLEPFSSADLSIFHDCAVGAYSYVQAGELSHKRIKAGRVWVKADGAFEFNYQYPEEILAKYIRMENHRPKGILMDFFDERKEDFVPIYSSVKPENMLEIPEGASVSPYAVIKGNCKVEKNVLVAQRSYIENSILGPGANAQENCYIINSVYEGNDVTAHGGKVIHCRLGQQVFVGFNSFLNGKENAEIEIGAGSIIMPHTIIDTAEPVIIPDNSLVWGYISKQEDLEMHSIPLSDFAALKGQFRLGNMTFEGIGAKFVDGFRHRIEHILEANGAFWDGTEETAGHSQQTQDISFNILQPYPEGELQGLYPELTIDPLVPSDL; encoded by the coding sequence ATGAGACAGCTTAACAAGCTAATCGAGCATATTGCCAAGCGCGTTAACGTAAACCTGCGTGAACCACTAGTTGATGTCGGTCCATACATTAAAGACCTCATCCCCAGAGACGGCTTTGCCCTATACTATGCTTTCTATTCCCTGACCAACAACCATCCGCTCATGTTCAACTTCCGCCATTCCAGCATTGGTGGCACCTACTTTCTAGGAAAGTGCAAAGTAAACCACTCCATCCTTTATAAAAGTGATATCCGTGGCGACGAGCTGAAAAGAAAGGGCAGCATAGTTGAAATCAACGGTCAGAAGCTCAAACTCCGGGATGATGAAGTCATTAAGATACGTGACAGTTTTTTGATGAAGACCCTTGTTCACAACAACTCCCACGACCCTGAAAACCTTGAATGTTTCAAGATTTCAAACACCGTATCCCTTCATTACGCAAACATTCACGGAACTTCCGTGGAAGGCTGCTTTCTTGAACCCTTTTCATCAGCCGATCTTTCCATCTTCCATGACTGCGCTGTGGGCGCATATTCATACGTGCAGGCCGGAGAGCTCTCCCATAAACGCATAAAGGCAGGGCGCGTCTGGGTTAAAGCTGACGGAGCTTTTGAATTCAACTACCAGTATCCGGAAGAAATCCTCGCCAAGTATATCCGAATGGAAAATCACAGGCCTAAAGGGATTCTTATGGACTTCTTTGACGAACGCAAAGAAGACTTTGTACCCATCTATTCCTCAGTGAAACCTGAAAATATGCTGGAAATTCCGGAAGGAGCCTCAGTCAGCCCTTATGCTGTTATCAAAGGCAACTGCAAGGTAGAAAAAAATGTTCTCGTGGCCCAAAGGTCATACATCGAGAACTCCATACTCGGCCCCGGTGCCAACGCGCAGGAAAACTGTTATATTATCAACTCCGTATACGAAGGCAATGATGTAACCGCCCACGGCGGCAAGGTCATCCACTGCCGCCTCGGCCAGCAGGTCTTCGTCGGCTTCAACTCTTTCCTCAATGGTAAGGAAAATGCTGAGATCGAAATCGGAGCTGGATCTATTATCATGCCTCACACTATTATAGACACTGCCGAGCCTGTGATAATACCTGACAATTCTCTTGTTTGGGGCTATATCAGCAAGCAGGAAGATCTCGAAATGCACTCGATTCCTCTTTCCGACTTCGCTGCACTCAAAGGCCAGTTCCGTCTCGGAAACATGACCTTTGAAGGTATCGGAGCCAAATTTGTTGATGGATTCAGGCACCGTATCGAACACATTCTCGAAGCGAACGGCGCCTTCTGGGACGGTACCGAAGAAACCGCGGGCCATTCCCAGCAGACTCAGGACATATCCTTCAATATCCTTCAGCCCTATCCCGAAGGAGAATTGCAGGGACTTTATCCGGAACTGACAATCGACCCGCTGGTCCCCAGTGATCTTTAG